Proteins from a single region of Lasioglossum baleicum chromosome 1, iyLasBale1, whole genome shotgun sequence:
- the LOC143221993 gene encoding 3-oxoacyl-[acyl-carrier-protein] synthase, mitochondrial isoform X2, which translates to MSKENPIFALLRNEKAHPCNSGNETTPLNIFNYSGIGALIPKGNGPNEFNIQSQFSSSELRTMCSATAYALIATEMALEDAKWKPTDEIDKQDTGVAVGVGMIDLVDVCTTYEALKKGYNKVNPYFIPRILPNMAAGQISIKYGFRGPNHSVSTACATGAHAIGDAFRFIRGGQTSVMVCGGAEACISPLAIAAFCRLRALSTSRNDCPEEASRPFDRERDGFVMGEGTAILVLEELTHALSRNAKIYAEMLGYGLSGDAVHLTAPSEDGTGAILAMDRAVKDAGIDASEITFISAHATSTPLGDAIELKAIESFMGQHSENVTVSSTKGAHGHLLGAAGNLEAAFTVLAIKHGVIPPTLNLQNLDTETCLNFAPNAKKDWKPVSRRVALKNAFGFGGTNACLCVADYKE; encoded by the exons ATGTCGAaggaaaaccccatctttgcattattgaggaatgagaaggcacatccttgcaattctggaaacgagactacccccttaaatatatttaattactcTGGGATAGGAGCATTAATACCTAAAGGAAATGGACCCAACGAATTCAACATACAGTCTCAATTCTCGAGCAGTGAGTTACGTACGATGTGTTCTGCCACTGCTTATGCTTTAATAGCCACAGAAATGGCGTTGGAAGATGCAAAATGGAAACCAACCGATGAAATAGACAAGCAAGATACAGGTGTAGCAGTAGGTGTTGGAATGATAGATTTAGTTGACGTGTGTACAACATACGAAGCGCTAAAGAAAGGATACAACAAAGTCAATCCTTATTTTATACCGAGAATTTTGCCTAATATGGCTGCAGGACAAATTAGTATTAAATATGGTTTTCGTGGACCAAATCATTCTGTATCGACAGCATGTGCAACTGGAGCGCACGcgattg GCGATGCGTTTCGTTTCATCCGTGGTGGACAAACATCTGTAATGGTCTGCGGTGGAGCAGAAGCGTGCATAAGTCCACTTGCCATAGCTGCTTTCTGTAGACTTAGAGCATTAAGTACTTCGAGGAATGATTGCCCAGAAGAAGCATCACGTCCATTTGACAGAGAAAGAGATGGATTTGTTATGGGAGAAGGCACTGCTATACTAGTATTGGAAGAATTAACTCATGCACTTTCAAGAAATGCTAAAATTTATGCAGAAATGTTAGGATATGGTTTGTCTGGCGATGCGGTGCATTTAACTGCACCCAGCGAAGATGGTACCGGTGCCATATTAGCTATGGATAGAGCTGTGAAAGATGCTGGTATAGACGCCAGTGAAATTACTTTCATCAGCGCGCACGCGACTTCCACTCCCTTGGGTGATGCTATCGAATTAAAAGCTATAGAATCATTTATGGGGCAACATAGCGAGAATGTGACTGTTTCTAGTACAAAAGGGGCTCACGGTCACTTATTAGGCGCAGCAGGAAATTTAGAAGCAGCTTTCACTGTTTTAGCCATCAAACATGGTGTAATACCACCAACATTAAATTTACAAAATCTGGATACAGAAACATGCTTGAATTTTGCCCCGAATGCTAAAAAAGATTGGAAGCCAGTATCAAGACGTGTAGCTCTAAAAAATGCTTTTGGTTTTGGTGGAACGAATGCATGTTTATGCGTTGCAGACTACAAAGAATGA
- the LOC143221993 gene encoding 3-oxoacyl-[acyl-carrier-protein] synthase, mitochondrial isoform X1, whose translation MLAPLVIINRTLTTATRSKRRVVVTGMGILCPLGVGVENSWNNLINCKSGVTKLTEPDYDKLPCKIGALIPKGNGPNEFNIQSQFSSSELRTMCSATAYALIATEMALEDAKWKPTDEIDKQDTGVAVGVGMIDLVDVCTTYEALKKGYNKVNPYFIPRILPNMAAGQISIKYGFRGPNHSVSTACATGAHAIGDAFRFIRGGQTSVMVCGGAEACISPLAIAAFCRLRALSTSRNDCPEEASRPFDRERDGFVMGEGTAILVLEELTHALSRNAKIYAEMLGYGLSGDAVHLTAPSEDGTGAILAMDRAVKDAGIDASEITFISAHATSTPLGDAIELKAIESFMGQHSENVTVSSTKGAHGHLLGAAGNLEAAFTVLAIKHGVIPPTLNLQNLDTETCLNFAPNAKKDWKPVSRRVALKNAFGFGGTNACLCVADYKE comes from the exons ATGTTAGCTCCACTTGTTATTATTAATCGTACATTAACAACCGCTACAAGAAGCAAGCGGCGAGTTGTGGTGACAGGAATGGGAATATTGTGTCCGCTAGGAGTAGGTGTTGAAAATTCCTGGAATAATCTTATTAACTGTAAGTCTGGTGTTACCAAATTGACTGAGCCAGATTATGATAAATTACCTTGTAAAATTG GAGCATTAATACCTAAAGGAAATGGACCCAACGAATTCAACATACAGTCTCAATTCTCGAGCAGTGAGTTACGTACGATGTGTTCTGCCACTGCTTATGCTTTAATAGCCACAGAAATGGCGTTGGAAGATGCAAAATGGAAACCAACCGATGAAATAGACAAGCAAGATACAGGTGTAGCAGTAGGTGTTGGAATGATAGATTTAGTTGACGTGTGTACAACATACGAAGCGCTAAAGAAAGGATACAACAAAGTCAATCCTTATTTTATACCGAGAATTTTGCCTAATATGGCTGCAGGACAAATTAGTATTAAATATGGTTTTCGTGGACCAAATCATTCTGTATCGACAGCATGTGCAACTGGAGCGCACGcgattg GCGATGCGTTTCGTTTCATCCGTGGTGGACAAACATCTGTAATGGTCTGCGGTGGAGCAGAAGCGTGCATAAGTCCACTTGCCATAGCTGCTTTCTGTAGACTTAGAGCATTAAGTACTTCGAGGAATGATTGCCCAGAAGAAGCATCACGTCCATTTGACAGAGAAAGAGATGGATTTGTTATGGGAGAAGGCACTGCTATACTAGTATTGGAAGAATTAACTCATGCACTTTCAAGAAATGCTAAAATTTATGCAGAAATGTTAGGATATGGTTTGTCTGGCGATGCGGTGCATTTAACTGCACCCAGCGAAGATGGTACCGGTGCCATATTAGCTATGGATAGAGCTGTGAAAGATGCTGGTATAGACGCCAGTGAAATTACTTTCATCAGCGCGCACGCGACTTCCACTCCCTTGGGTGATGCTATCGAATTAAAAGCTATAGAATCATTTATGGGGCAACATAGCGAGAATGTGACTGTTTCTAGTACAAAAGGGGCTCACGGTCACTTATTAGGCGCAGCAGGAAATTTAGAAGCAGCTTTCACTGTTTTAGCCATCAAACATGGTGTAATACCACCAACATTAAATTTACAAAATCTGGATACAGAAACATGCTTGAATTTTGCCCCGAATGCTAAAAAAGATTGGAAGCCAGTATCAAGACGTGTAGCTCTAAAAAATGCTTTTGGTTTTGGTGGAACGAATGCATGTTTATGCGTTGCAGACTACAAAGAATGA